In one Bacteroidales bacterium genomic region, the following are encoded:
- a CDS encoding class I mannose-6-phosphate isomerase, translating to MNQLYPLKFHPLFKDKIWGGQKIKSQIGLDFSPLPNCGEAWVLSGVNDNETVVSDGWLAGNHLNELVEIYMDELVGEKVYEKFGEEFPLLIKLLDANDWLSIQVHPDDELAKKRHNGSGKTEMWYVLGADEKSELISGFNQKMNKELYLQHLKNKTLPDIMNFERVKAGDVFYMPSGRVHALGPGILLAEIQQTSDITYRMYDWDRVDAAGKSRDLHTEEALDAIDFNVYDDYKIKPVIKPNQTSSMVKSPYFVVNQLYLNKPLPKDYTELDSFVIYLCVEGMTHIDSSSGKTKLKTGECLLLPASTKRVAILPQPETRILEIFTA from the coding sequence ATGAACCAACTCTATCCATTAAAATTCCATCCGCTGTTCAAAGACAAGATATGGGGTGGGCAAAAAATCAAATCCCAGATTGGTCTGGATTTTTCACCTCTGCCCAATTGCGGCGAGGCCTGGGTGCTTTCGGGTGTAAATGACAACGAAACCGTGGTGAGCGATGGCTGGCTAGCTGGCAACCACCTCAACGAACTCGTTGAAATTTACATGGACGAACTTGTTGGTGAAAAAGTGTATGAAAAGTTTGGTGAAGAATTTCCCTTGCTTATCAAATTACTTGATGCCAACGACTGGCTTTCTATACAAGTCCACCCGGATGATGAGCTTGCAAAAAAACGTCACAATGGTTCGGGAAAAACTGAAATGTGGTATGTGCTTGGCGCTGATGAAAAGTCGGAACTGATCAGCGGTTTCAACCAAAAAATGAACAAGGAACTGTATCTTCAACACCTCAAAAACAAAACCCTGCCCGACATCATGAACTTTGAAAGAGTGAAAGCCGGGGATGTTTTTTATATGCCCTCAGGCCGCGTTCATGCACTGGGGCCAGGAATTTTGCTTGCCGAAATCCAGCAAACCTCTGACATTACTTACCGGATGTATGATTGGGACCGTGTAGATGCTGCTGGAAAATCGCGCGATTTGCATACCGAAGAAGCTTTGGATGCGATTGACTTCAACGTTTACGATGATTACAAAATCAAGCCTGTGATCAAACCCAACCAGACTTCTTCAATGGTTAAAAGCCCGTATTTTGTGGTCAACCAATTGTATCTTAACAAGCCTTTGCCAAAAGATTATACTGAACTGGATTCTTTCGTTATCTATCTCTGCGTCGAAGGTATGACTCACATTGATTCATCTTCAGGAAAAACGAAACTTAAAACCGGGGAATGCCTTCTGCTGCCAGCCTCTACGAAACGTGTTGCCATACTTCCGCAGCCGGAAACACGCATCCTGGAAATTTTTACGGCTTGA
- a CDS encoding Omp28 family outer membrane lipoprotein, with the protein MKLRTIIFSLIALVFAWQACDKIDSPYKIQTSNIIDTGNVVKKVILIEEFTGQRCPNCPEMAVAIKSLKETFDDKVVVVAMHAGFFAIPIGQTFSTDYRTPASTELDQFFDIGSSGYPKGLVNRTGYPSGTHRLESAELAGRIVELLEGDTLADIGITHNYSTISKELEVEINVSALAPLQKKLLLSVFITENDIVSPQQNDTEVITDYVHKYVLRTSLNGTWGDQLSDGSTIDPGTSFKQSYQTTLSENWNDENCNIVAFVYDGDTKEVLQAAEVKIR; encoded by the coding sequence ATGAAACTAAGAACCATAATATTCAGCCTTATAGCCCTGGTTTTTGCATGGCAGGCCTGCGATAAAATTGATTCCCCATATAAAATACAAACCAGTAACATTATTGATACAGGAAATGTAGTTAAAAAGGTTATCCTTATCGAAGAATTTACCGGTCAACGTTGCCCCAATTGCCCCGAAATGGCAGTCGCTATTAAATCATTGAAAGAGACTTTTGATGATAAAGTTGTGGTTGTAGCAATGCATGCGGGTTTTTTCGCAATACCCATTGGCCAAACTTTTTCCACCGATTACCGCACACCTGCCAGCACTGAACTTGATCAGTTTTTTGATATCGGTTCTTCAGGTTATCCCAAAGGACTTGTAAACCGTACTGGCTATCCTTCTGGAACCCACCGACTGGAATCAGCTGAGTTGGCGGGCAGAATTGTTGAACTTCTCGAAGGTGATACCCTTGCCGACATAGGAATAACTCACAACTACTCAACAATCTCAAAGGAACTTGAGGTGGAGATAAATGTAAGTGCTCTGGCCCCTCTTCAAAAAAAGTTACTATTATCGGTGTTTATCACTGAAAACGATATTGTTTCCCCCCAGCAGAATGATACAGAAGTCATTACGGATTATGTTCATAAATATGTACTCCGGACTTCGTTGAACGGAACCTGGGGCGATCAGTTAAGCGATGGCAGTACAATTGATCCTGGAACTTCCTTCAAACAATCCTATCAGACAACGCTTTCAGAGAATTGGAATGATGAAAACTGCAATATTGTGGCTTTCGTTTACGACGGCGATACCAAAGAAGTACTGCAAGCCGCCGAAGTGAAGATCAGATAA
- a CDS encoding tail fiber domain-containing protein, with translation MNKAKTTFLTAIFLFSTLITFSQGVGINNDESNPDPSAILDVKSTTQGMLVPRMTAAQAFAISNPAEGLLIYATDAQSFLYFKSGTWEYLTSEFAREIADFDFDTRITTGNGLHPDDDLIEFYLGNYSEPKYRIDSLRIEPLIGSIFIGRDAGKNATIFEKIIAFGDSALMNNSGAYNMAIGNKSLLNNSIGEGNLAIGVNALEENINGKFNVAIGFYSLNNNISGNSNVSLGNGSLFRNETGSSNVAVGKSALYESLSGSYNTAIGWQSMGFNISGRANTAIGYSALEGDQNGFSNVAIGVNAASQGSGQHNVVAIGDSALYSNLESGNVAVGSKAMFSNTTGTTNTAIGYETLYSNTVGNYNSAFGYTALATNTIGAGNTAIGWRSMYQNTLGDENTAVGFSALLSNQDGQQNTAVGAGSLGDNTGGSANSAFGRGAMISNSTGSLNTAVGTYALFNNSTGQSNVTIGAMAAFTGVSASNVVAIGDSALFNNLVSENVAVGSKALYSNTTGDNNTATGSYALYSNSIGYYNTATGISALESNTLGYDNTATGAHALSSNTTGKYNTADGVFALGYNTTGNHNSAYGFFTLYNNTTGYSNVAIGAGAAFNSQTVSNTVAIGDSALYYNGTGATGFYEGKYNTAVGSKTLFLNNTGYSNTAVGHNALRGNQGGYENTAMGNTALYYNINGYANTALGNYALSTSNSGSMNTSIGNHSLQSNGSGNRNTAVGNYAGQNTISGSYNTMIGAYTSFSTSYNNSAALGDAVNITASNQIRLGDAGVNSIGGYANWTNISDKRFKTNVSKDVPGLDFIKLLEPVTYNLDVSAINDFLGVDNSEKAEVLAESGKENMKMTGLLAQDVETAALSISYDFSGVDAPKNDKDTYGLRYAEFVVPLVKAVQELAEENQEQQALIKTLFERIEILENK, from the coding sequence ATGAACAAGGCAAAAACTACTTTTCTAACAGCAATCTTCCTCTTCAGCACCCTCATCACATTTTCACAGGGAGTTGGTATTAACAATGATGAATCCAATCCGGATCCATCGGCTATCCTGGATGTGAAATCAACAACGCAGGGCATGTTGGTTCCGAGGATGACTGCTGCACAGGCTTTTGCAATTTCAAATCCTGCTGAAGGATTGTTGATTTATGCTACCGATGCCCAAAGTTTTCTGTATTTCAAATCAGGCACCTGGGAATACCTGACCAGTGAATTTGCACGGGAAATAGCCGATTTTGATTTCGATACGAGAATTACAACAGGCAATGGTTTACATCCGGATGATGACCTGATTGAATTTTATCTTGGCAATTATAGCGAACCAAAATATAGGATAGATTCCTTAAGAATTGAACCTTTGATTGGGAGTATTTTTATTGGTAGGGATGCTGGGAAAAACGCAACTATATTTGAAAAAATAATAGCTTTTGGGGATTCCGCTTTGATGAATAATAGTGGAGCCTATAACATGGCCATCGGTAATAAAAGTTTATTGAATAATTCAATCGGAGAAGGAAACCTTGCAATCGGTGTAAATGCGTTGGAAGAAAACATTAATGGAAAATTTAATGTTGCTATTGGTTTTTACTCATTAAACAATAATATTTCAGGGAATAGCAACGTGTCACTGGGAAACGGTTCCCTATTTCGAAATGAAACAGGGAGCTCAAACGTTGCAGTTGGCAAGTCTGCCTTATATGAATCACTTTCCGGAAGCTATAATACGGCAATTGGCTGGCAATCTATGGGCTTCAACATAAGCGGAAGGGCAAACACTGCCATCGGGTATAGTGCACTTGAGGGTGATCAAAATGGATTTTCAAATGTTGCCATTGGGGTAAATGCTGCTTCACAGGGGAGCGGCCAGCATAATGTGGTTGCCATCGGTGATTCGGCATTGTATAGCAACCTGGAATCAGGCAATGTGGCCGTGGGTTCAAAAGCCATGTTTAGCAATACAACAGGCACCACCAATACCGCAATCGGGTATGAGACACTCTATTCAAATACCGTTGGTAATTACAACTCAGCTTTTGGTTATACTGCCCTTGCTACTAATACAATCGGAGCAGGGAATACAGCAATTGGCTGGAGATCAATGTATCAAAACACTCTTGGTGATGAGAATACAGCTGTTGGATTTTCTGCGCTTCTCTCCAATCAGGATGGCCAACAGAATACGGCTGTGGGTGCAGGTTCTCTTGGCGATAACACAGGTGGAAGTGCAAATTCTGCTTTTGGGAGGGGTGCAATGATTAGCAATTCTACGGGAAGTTTAAATACGGCAGTGGGAACTTATGCGCTTTTTAATAATTCAACCGGGCAATCTAATGTGACCATAGGTGCCATGGCTGCTTTTACCGGAGTATCAGCCAGTAATGTGGTTGCCATTGGCGATTCGGCACTGTTCAATAATCTTGTATCAGAAAATGTGGCGGTGGGGTCGAAGGCACTTTACTCAAACACAACTGGTGATAATAATACAGCAACTGGTTCTTATGCACTCTATTCCAACTCGATAGGCTATTATAATACAGCAACTGGCATATCTGCACTTGAATCCAATACATTAGGATATGATAATACAGCAACTGGTGCTCATGCGCTCAGTAGCAATACAACTGGGAAATATAATACAGCAGATGGTGTATTCGCACTTGGATATAACACAACCGGAAATCACAATTCAGCATACGGATTTTTTACACTTTATAACAATACAACCGGATATTCAAATGTAGCCATAGGCGCTGGTGCGGCTTTTAATAGTCAAACGGTTAGTAATACAGTTGCCATTGGCGATTCAGCATTGTATTATAATGGCACCGGAGCGACAGGATTTTATGAAGGAAAATACAATACAGCTGTGGGTTCAAAAACACTATTTTTGAATAATACAGGATACTCTAATACGGCTGTTGGTCATAATGCCCTCCGTGGAAACCAGGGCGGTTATGAAAATACTGCAATGGGCAATACTGCCTTATATTATAATATCAATGGATATGCAAATACGGCCCTTGGTAATTATGCCCTTTCAACAAGTAATTCCGGATCTATGAATACTTCCATCGGAAACCATTCATTACAATCCAATGGTTCAGGTAATCGAAATACCGCAGTCGGAAATTATGCAGGGCAAAACACCATAAGCGGCAGCTATAATACCATGATAGGAGCTTACACAAGTTTTTCTACATCATATAATAATTCGGCTGCGCTGGGGGATGCTGTAAACATTACAGCCAGCAACCAGATAAGGTTGGGTGATGCAGGTGTCAACAGCATCGGCGGATATGCCAACTGGACCAATATTTCCGATAAACGGTTTAAAACCAATGTCAGCAAAGATGTTCCCGGGTTGGATTTCATTAAACTTCTTGAACCGGTAACCTATAATCTGGATGTATCAGCGATCAATGATTTTTTGGGTGTTGATAATTCCGAAAAAGCAGAAGTACTTGCAGAATCCGGAAAGGAGAACATGAAAATGACCGGATTGCTGGCCCAGGACGTGGAGACGGCGGCCCTATCGATAAGCTACGATTTCAGCGGTGTAGATGCACCCAAAAATGATAAAGACACTTATGGCCTTCGTTATGCCGAGTTTGTTGTGCCACTGGTAAAAGCTGTGCAGGAGCTTGCCGAAGAAAACCAGGAACAGCAAGCTTTGATAAAAACATTATTTGAACGTATTGAAATACTTGAAAACAAATAA
- a CDS encoding TlpA family protein disulfide reductase, translated as MRKLFLSAIVMLIAFSTLAQSDEKNFPKIPSVTVKTIDGRDFNTADIENDGKPIILSFWALWCTPCMRELTAIAEDYEDWTEETGVKLIAVSIDDARSTSRVLPTVQGRNWDYEVYLDANSDFRRAMNVNQIPHNFIINGKGEIVWQHTSFSEGSQHQLIELVRRLNKGEDISGH; from the coding sequence ATGAGAAAACTATTCCTTTCGGCAATTGTAATGCTCATTGCATTCAGCACGCTGGCCCAGAGCGATGAAAAAAACTTTCCAAAAATCCCTTCGGTTACTGTTAAAACCATTGACGGGCGCGACTTCAACACAGCCGACATCGAAAACGATGGCAAGCCTATCATCTTAAGTTTCTGGGCGCTATGGTGCACACCCTGCATGCGCGAACTTACGGCTATCGCTGAGGATTACGAAGATTGGACCGAAGAAACAGGTGTGAAGCTCATTGCCGTTTCAATTGATGATGCACGCAGCACCTCACGGGTATTGCCCACGGTTCAGGGAAGAAACTGGGATTATGAAGTTTATCTGGATGCCAACAGCGATTTCCGCCGGGCAATGAATGTGAACCAGATTCCGCATAATTTTATCATCAACGGCAAAGGCGAAATTGTGTGGCAACACACTTCGTTTTCAGAAGGCAGCCAGCACCAATTGATTGAATTGGTTCGCAGGCTGAACAAGGGAGAAGACATTTCAGGGCACTGA
- a CDS encoding response regulator has protein sequence MHFNFTILLISITAFGKILFSSNPYNFAEDFAYSTRQISISNGLPSNVVTAIIKDDYGFVWFGTTKGLCRWDGISAIVFQQNQTDSTSLIGNRIPRNGLCWDEKRQHLIVGTNEGISMFDPLTGVCSNYYVNPAEPRSIPAPVNTIFTDKQGIIWVGTDNGFSRFNSLSGDFDTFKLDKNLPAGVILDRISTNMIHDICQDLNNDSILWLASLAGLLKYNNHTESLSWFYYPDKDYIREINQFNLIVPHPDGKLYLGTWNFDMVVFDTQTEKFSGRFGPSTQEASSITNRIAPCAVHPDGGVWISSLQGLGILNPQNGRINFIKSFKNESGHRFAPELYFTDKEGQLWLGSETGVFILNPGNHPVNNFFLNPLDEDHWYLTLSLFEDTLKNELLIGYGRGEGLHYFDLITNSFGITPYKQRIISEYNLVEIIRLQNGEIFFLASDEIYQYFPDSKKTKALNYPYAHFPAFTDIKQDTTGHIWVASGNLGLQQYIDENNNVKNIRNWSDIFTTGHELPLFSELCIDPQNRIWFRRRGESYGYYDPQTDSLRYFKDAENKYDLTCFGEISGDTLWVAIATHGLGFIDLKNPEEGVKLSNFLSSIKTGMIGDMAFDQRGRLWCMAEKGLFRINTNSGASVLFDENYGIPLLDAWSDKGALIPGQLKLLSDGRMAISYRRGLGFFHPDSLKVLYRTPEPYFISIRIFDKVISTINDDTLKLRYNENFLSFRYSALELYHQGISFQHKLSGVDTDWYENPSVHEVAYPNLQPGSYQFKVQAVSESGLGETKELVLNFKVLPPWWKTVWAFVLFLLLIAVLFYVLYRFQIKRQLAHRETLRLLEMDELKTRLYANITHEFRTPITVIMGLAEELTHSFETIEKIQFRKSMETIQRSGGNLLHLVNQMLDLARLEQGKLKYNPILSNIIPWLQYIVESHQSLASTKEIQLTFYSETELLEMDYDSDQLSKVVSNLLTNAIKFTEKRGKVICHVKFEFSANTLHIKVKDTGVGIPEGEQSRIFDRFYQVESAVQQNRGGTGIGLSLTKEIVERIGGTISVKSQPGKGSEFEVVVPVSRNAKGISSNSVQVEKLLIQQTIPTDVFEEDQPEIGNIKPLVLIAEDNPDVAAYIRDIIRKQYKVKWASDGEKAIQMAFDLIPDLVITDVMMPGKDGFEVCNSLKTDERTDHIPVIMLTAKVSDTDRISGFERGADAYLTKPFNKKELLVRIEQLLRLRRQLQAKFGKLEFRAGPEIPASREEQFILKAFQIVEANLEKSIFNATDLASEVHLSESQLYRKLKAISGKSTAIFIRTIRLKKAKELLETTNLSVSEIAYEVGFNDPAWFSRVFKEEFGLSPTEAKLKS, from the coding sequence ATGCATTTTAATTTTACGATCCTCCTAATTTCAATAACGGCTTTTGGTAAAATTTTGTTTTCATCAAATCCTTATAACTTTGCTGAAGATTTTGCCTATTCAACCCGGCAAATTTCCATATCTAATGGCCTTCCATCAAACGTTGTAACAGCAATCATTAAGGACGATTATGGATTTGTGTGGTTCGGAACAACAAAGGGTTTATGCCGATGGGATGGTATTAGTGCGATTGTTTTCCAGCAAAACCAAACCGACAGCACCTCACTAATTGGTAACCGGATACCGCGCAACGGACTATGTTGGGATGAAAAAAGACAGCATTTGATCGTCGGGACAAATGAGGGAATCAGTATGTTCGATCCGTTAACAGGGGTTTGTAGTAATTACTATGTCAATCCTGCTGAACCCCGATCCATCCCGGCACCGGTAAACACGATATTTACCGATAAGCAGGGAATAATTTGGGTCGGTACTGACAATGGGTTCAGCCGGTTCAATTCTTTATCCGGAGATTTCGACACTTTTAAGCTTGATAAAAATCTACCTGCAGGGGTCATTCTCGACCGGATTTCAACCAACATGATCCATGATATCTGTCAGGATCTGAATAATGATTCCATCTTATGGCTTGCATCCCTGGCTGGTTTGCTAAAGTATAACAACCATACCGAAAGCCTTTCATGGTTTTATTATCCCGATAAGGACTACATCCGTGAGATAAACCAGTTTAACCTGATTGTTCCTCACCCGGATGGGAAACTTTACCTGGGTACGTGGAACTTTGATATGGTTGTTTTCGACACCCAAACCGAAAAATTTTCCGGACGTTTTGGGCCATCAACCCAAGAAGCATCTTCCATTACGAATAGAATTGCACCTTGTGCAGTGCACCCTGATGGTGGTGTCTGGATTTCATCATTGCAGGGATTAGGGATATTGAATCCGCAAAATGGTAGAATCAATTTTATCAAGTCCTTCAAAAACGAAAGTGGGCACCGTTTTGCCCCCGAACTTTATTTTACGGATAAAGAAGGGCAATTGTGGCTGGGTTCAGAGACAGGCGTATTTATCCTCAATCCTGGGAATCATCCGGTAAACAACTTTTTTTTGAATCCTTTAGATGAGGATCATTGGTATCTAACCCTTTCTCTTTTTGAGGATACCTTGAAAAACGAATTGCTTATTGGCTATGGCCGGGGCGAAGGATTACATTATTTCGATTTAATAACAAACAGTTTCGGAATAACTCCCTACAAACAAAGGATTATATCTGAATACAATCTGGTCGAAATTATTCGATTACAAAACGGGGAGATATTTTTTTTGGCTTCTGATGAAATTTATCAATATTTTCCCGATAGTAAAAAAACTAAAGCCCTGAATTATCCTTACGCCCATTTTCCGGCTTTTACTGATATCAAGCAGGATACAACAGGCCATATCTGGGTAGCTTCCGGAAACCTGGGATTACAGCAGTACATAGATGAGAACAACAATGTAAAAAACATTCGTAACTGGAGCGACATTTTTACCACGGGTCATGAACTCCCCTTGTTTAGTGAATTGTGCATTGACCCTCAAAATAGGATATGGTTTCGGCGCAGAGGCGAATCCTACGGTTATTATGATCCACAAACAGATTCATTACGTTATTTCAAAGATGCTGAAAATAAATATGACCTGACTTGTTTCGGCGAAATTTCCGGAGATACGCTTTGGGTAGCAATTGCAACTCATGGATTAGGTTTTATTGATTTGAAGAACCCTGAGGAAGGCGTAAAACTGAGTAATTTTCTCAGTTCCATAAAAACCGGAATGATTGGGGATATGGCTTTTGATCAAAGGGGAAGGCTTTGGTGCATGGCAGAGAAGGGCCTTTTCCGCATCAATACAAATTCGGGAGCATCGGTTCTGTTCGATGAAAATTACGGAATACCACTCCTCGATGCCTGGTCAGATAAAGGTGCCCTCATTCCCGGCCAACTAAAATTATTGTCGGATGGACGCATGGCCATCAGTTACCGGCGTGGTCTCGGGTTTTTCCATCCCGACAGCCTCAAAGTTTTATACCGGACACCTGAACCCTATTTCATATCTATCAGGATTTTTGATAAAGTGATTTCAACCATCAACGATGATACATTGAAGCTGCGATACAATGAAAACTTTTTATCATTCCGCTATTCAGCACTGGAACTTTATCATCAAGGCATCTCATTCCAGCACAAACTTTCAGGTGTGGATACGGACTGGTATGAAAATCCCTCCGTGCATGAAGTTGCCTACCCAAATCTTCAGCCTGGGTCGTATCAGTTCAAAGTGCAGGCCGTGTCCGAATCCGGCCTGGGCGAAACAAAAGAATTGGTGCTAAACTTCAAAGTTTTACCACCCTGGTGGAAAACAGTATGGGCTTTTGTACTCTTTTTATTGCTGATAGCCGTGCTGTTTTATGTGCTTTACCGTTTCCAGATCAAACGGCAGTTGGCTCATCGCGAAACCCTTCGCCTGCTCGAGATGGATGAGCTAAAAACCAGGTTATATGCCAATATCACCCATGAATTCCGCACACCCATTACCGTGATTATGGGACTGGCTGAAGAACTTACCCATTCGTTTGAAACCATCGAAAAGATTCAATTCAGAAAAAGCATGGAAACCATTCAACGAAGTGGCGGCAACCTGCTTCACCTGGTCAACCAGATGCTCGATCTTGCCAGGCTGGAGCAAGGTAAACTCAAATACAACCCCATCCTGTCCAATATCATTCCCTGGCTTCAATACATCGTGGAAAGCCATCAATCGTTGGCTTCCACCAAAGAAATCCAACTCACTTTTTACTCCGAAACCGAATTACTGGAGATGGATTATGATTCCGATCAGCTTTCAAAAGTAGTTTCGAACCTGCTCACAAATGCTATAAAATTTACAGAAAAAAGAGGCAAAGTAATCTGTCATGTGAAATTTGAATTCTCTGCCAATACCCTTCACATCAAAGTAAAAGATACCGGTGTGGGCATTCCGGAAGGTGAACAATCCAGGATATTCGACCGCTTTTACCAGGTGGAATCAGCAGTTCAGCAAAACAGGGGCGGAACCGGCATCGGACTTTCGTTGACAAAAGAGATCGTAGAACGGATTGGCGGTACCATTTCTGTAAAAAGCCAGCCAGGAAAAGGAAGTGAGTTTGAAGTGGTAGTGCCGGTTTCCCGGAATGCTAAGGGAATTTCATCCAATAGTGTGCAAGTTGAGAAACTGTTGATCCAACAGACAATACCTACCGATGTTTTTGAAGAAGATCAGCCCGAAATTGGAAATATAAAACCCTTGGTACTGATTGCGGAAGACAATCCAGACGTGGCCGCTTATATTCGCGACATCATCCGGAAACAATACAAGGTGAAATGGGCGTCAGACGGTGAAAAGGCTATTCAAATGGCTTTTGATCTCATTCCCGACCTGGTGATCACCGATGTGATGATGCCCGGTAAGGATGGGTTTGAGGTTTGTAATTCCTTAAAAACCGATGAGCGTACCGACCATATTCCTGTGATCATGCTCACCGCGAAAGTTAGTGATACCGACCGGATTTCAGGTTTTGAACGGGGGGCAGATGCTTATCTTACCAAGCCTTTCAACAAAAAGGAATTGCTGGTAAGGATTGAGCAACTACTCCGGCTTCGCAGGCAATTGCAAGCTAAATTTGGTAAACTGGAATTTAGAGCCGGGCCTGAAATTCCGGCAAGTCGGGAAGAACAATTTATTCTGAAAGCTTTTCAAATTGTGGAAGCCAATCTGGAAAAATCCATATTTAATGCCACTGACCTGGCCAGTGAGGTCCACCTCAGCGAAAGCCAGCTATACCGGAAACTGAAAGCCATCTCCGGTAAATCCACAGCCATTTTCATCCGGACGATCCGGCTGAAGAAAGCAAAAGAATTACTCGAAACGACCAACCTGTCTGTTTCCGAAATCGCATACGAAGTGGGATTTAACGATCCGGCCTGGTTCAGCCGCGTGTTTAAGGAAGAGTTTGGGCTGTCGCCGACGGAGGCTAAATTGAAAAGTTAA
- a CDS encoding T9SS type A sorting domain-containing protein → MKNKIYKLILLTLIGLGPITVSAQNTWTKTYGANNDDEGNVVQQTFDGSYIITGNTFPNQPWDSDLYLIKTNNFGDTVWTKTYGGAGNEIGVDVKQTTDNGYIIVGYNATMESGGFDVWLLKTNSSGDTLWTKKFGGPNNDFGNSVFQTDDGGYVIIGSTVSFGAGFSDFWIIRTNTVGDSLWSQTYGGIYNDIAFEAQATSDGGYIIAGYTQLQGFNDVNVWLLKLFSNGEIEWSQTYGGSLAGIANSVQETADAGYIVTGGGPDLFLIKTDMYGDTLWTKTFGGDRNDAGYSVTETAEGDFLVCGTTSSFSADGDFDLWLIKTDISGYTLWTKTYGETGAEIGFSIIETFDGRITVCGFTSSFGAGKIDVWLLHLDANGQVGIADHLSTKPKGYRLGQNFPNPFSGETTIYYSIPTSGTVSLEVFDLSGKLITTLVHEYKHAGSYSVRFENKQLPNGIYYYRLLSGNFNCAKQLILSR, encoded by the coding sequence ATGAAAAATAAAATATATAAACTCATTTTGCTTACACTTATCGGACTTGGACCGATTACTGTAAGCGCGCAAAACACCTGGACTAAAACCTATGGTGCAAATAATGACGATGAAGGGAATGTAGTCCAACAAACTTTTGATGGCAGCTATATCATTACCGGGAACACATTTCCAAATCAGCCCTGGGATTCTGATCTCTATCTCATTAAAACAAACAACTTCGGCGACACCGTCTGGACAAAAACCTATGGTGGAGCGGGCAATGAAATCGGTGTTGATGTAAAGCAAACAACAGATAATGGGTATATCATTGTTGGGTACAATGCAACGATGGAGTCAGGAGGCTTCGATGTCTGGTTATTAAAAACAAACAGCAGCGGGGACACTTTGTGGACCAAAAAATTTGGGGGCCCTAACAATGATTTCGGTAACTCGGTTTTCCAAACCGATGATGGCGGTTATGTAATTATTGGTTCTACAGTATCGTTTGGGGCCGGCTTTTCCGATTTTTGGATCATAAGAACAAACACCGTTGGTGATTCGTTGTGGTCGCAGACCTATGGCGGAATTTATAACGACATTGCCTTTGAAGCGCAGGCAACATCAGACGGGGGCTATATTATAGCAGGGTACACACAGTTGCAGGGATTTAATGATGTTAATGTCTGGCTGCTTAAACTATTTAGCAATGGTGAAATTGAATGGTCACAAACCTATGGCGGCAGTCTGGCCGGAATTGCCAATTCGGTGCAGGAAACGGCTGATGCAGGATATATCGTTACCGGTGGAGGTCCGGATCTGTTTTTGATTAAAACGGATATGTACGGCGATACACTCTGGACCAAAACTTTTGGCGGAGACAGGAATGATGCCGGCTATTCAGTCACCGAGACAGCAGAAGGTGACTTCTTAGTGTGTGGAACTACTTCTTCGTTTTCGGCAGATGGGGATTTTGATCTCTGGCTGATCAAAACAGACATCAGCGGATATACCTTATGGACAAAAACCTATGGGGAAACCGGCGCTGAAATAGGCTTTTCCATAATTGAAACCTTTGACGGCAGAATAACAGTTTGTGGTTTTACCTCATCCTTTGGAGCCGGTAAAATAGATGTCTGGCTACTCCACCTTGATGCAAACGGGCAGGTTGGTATTGCAGATCATCTATCCACGAAGCCGAAAGGATATAGACTGGGTCAGAATTTTCCAAATCCGTTTTCTGGCGAAACTACAATTTATTATTCCATCCCAACATCAGGAACCGTATCCCTGGAAGTTTTTGACTTATCAGGTAAGCTCATAACAACATTGGTGCATGAATACAAGCATGCCGGAAGCTATTCGGTTCGTTTTGAAAACAAGCAACTACCAAACGGAATTTACTATTACCGCCTGCTATCAGGCAACTTTAATTGCGCGAAGCAATTAATTTTGAGCCGGTAA